The Impatiens glandulifera chromosome 3, dImpGla2.1, whole genome shotgun sequence genome contains a region encoding:
- the LOC124932290 gene encoding cytochrome c oxidase assembly factor 5 produces MSKSCKGLAMELVKCLSESDCVKVEKRPYRECAKEKSPCISSECVGLRETYFNCKRGQVDMRARIRGNKGY; encoded by the exons ATGTCCAAGTCTTGCAAGGGTTTGGCCATGGAATTGGTCAAGTGTCTTAGTGAATCCGACTGCGTTAAG GTTGAGAAGAGACCATACAGGGAATGTGCAAAAGAAAAGAGTCCCTGCATATCTAGTGAATGTGTTGGACTTAGAGAAACATACTTTAATTGCAAGAGAGGACAG GTCGATATGAGAGCTCGGATTCGAGGAAACAAGGGCTACTAG